A DNA window from Canis lupus dingo isolate Sandy chromosome 2, ASM325472v2, whole genome shotgun sequence contains the following coding sequences:
- the PLA2G2F gene encoding group IIF secretory phospholipase A2 isoform X2, whose product MADGAQANPKVFRRKVLVRHSSGLRGPRLRVSSWRTSRSSLGMKKLFTMVVLAGSVLPVARSSLLNLKYMVEAITGRSAILSFVGYGCYCGLGGYGLPMDEVDWCCHAHDCCYQKLFDLGCHPYVDHYEYTIENNTSIVCSELNETECDKQTCECDKNVVLCLQNQKYNEKHRNYLNIYCQGPTPNCSIYEPPLEDAAYGHLSPTPPAPP is encoded by the exons ATGGCAGATGGGGCACAGGCCAACCCCAAAGTGTTCAGGAGGAAGGTGCTGGTTAGGCACTCCTCTGGGTTGAGGGGCCCACGTCTCAGGGTCTCTTCTTGGAGAACCTCCAG ATCTAGCCTGGGTATGAAGAAACTCTTCACCATGGTCGTCCTGGCCGGCAGCG TCCTGCCCGTGGCCCGCAGCAGCCTGCTCAACCTGAAGTACATGGTGGAGGCCATCACGGGAAGGAGCGCCATCCTGTCCTTCGTGGGCTACGGCTGCTACTGTGGGCTGGGAGGGTACGGGCTGCCCATGGACGAGGTGGACTG GTGTTGCCATGCCCACGACTGCTGCTACCAGAAGCTCTTTGACCTGGGCTGCCACCCCTATGTGGACCACTACGAGTACACCATCGAGAATAACACTTCGATCGTCTGCA GTGAGCTCAACGAGACGGAGTGTGACAAGCAGACCTGTGAGTGTGACAAGAACGTGGTTCTGTGCCTCCAGAACCAGAAGTACAATGAGAAGCATCGCAACTACCTCAACATCTACTGTCAGGGCCCCACGCCCAACTGCAGCATCTATGAGCCGCCCCTGGAAGACGCGGCCTATGGAcacctctcccccactccccctgcaCCTCCCTAG
- the PLA2G2F gene encoding group IIF secretory phospholipase A2 isoform X1, giving the protein MKKLFTMVVLAGSVLPVARSSLLNLKYMVEAITGRSAILSFVGYGCYCGLGGYGLPMDEVDWCCHAHDCCYQKLFDLGCHPYVDHYEYTIENNTSIVCSELNETECDKQTCECDKNVVLCLQNQKYNEKHRNYLNIYCQGPTPNCSIYEPPLEDAAYGHLSPTPPAPP; this is encoded by the exons ATGAAGAAACTCTTCACCATGGTCGTCCTGGCCGGCAGCG TCCTGCCCGTGGCCCGCAGCAGCCTGCTCAACCTGAAGTACATGGTGGAGGCCATCACGGGAAGGAGCGCCATCCTGTCCTTCGTGGGCTACGGCTGCTACTGTGGGCTGGGAGGGTACGGGCTGCCCATGGACGAGGTGGACTG GTGTTGCCATGCCCACGACTGCTGCTACCAGAAGCTCTTTGACCTGGGCTGCCACCCCTATGTGGACCACTACGAGTACACCATCGAGAATAACACTTCGATCGTCTGCA GTGAGCTCAACGAGACGGAGTGTGACAAGCAGACCTGTGAGTGTGACAAGAACGTGGTTCTGTGCCTCCAGAACCAGAAGTACAATGAGAAGCATCGCAACTACCTCAACATCTACTGTCAGGGCCCCACGCCCAACTGCAGCATCTATGAGCCGCCCCTGGAAGACGCGGCCTATGGAcacctctcccccactccccctgcaCCTCCCTAG